The proteins below are encoded in one region of Saccharomyces kudriavzevii IFO 1802 strain IFO1802 genome assembly, chromosome: 5:
- the ERG28 gene encoding Erg28p (similar to Saccharomyces cerevisiae ERG28 (YER044C); ancestral locus Anc_7.207), producing the protein MFNLQDIITTTKATLATMPKGYLPKWLLFISIVSVLNSVQTYISGLELTRRVYERKPTETTHLSARTFGTWTFISSVIRFYGAMYLNEPHIFELVFMSYTVALFHFGSELLIFRTCKLGKGFMGPLVVSTTSLVWMYNQREYYTGVAW; encoded by the coding sequence ATGTTCAACCTCCAGGACATAATAACTACAACCAAGGCCACCTTGGCAACAATGCCAAAGGGTTACTTACCAAAATGGTTGCTTTTCATTTCCATTGTATCCGTTCTCAATTCTGTTCAAACTTACATTTCCGGTTTAGAATTGACACGTAGAGTTTACGAAAGAAAACCCACCGAGACAACTCATTTGAGTGCAAGAACATTCGGTACTTGGAcctttatttcttctgtcATCAGATTCTATGGGGCCATGTACTTGAACGAACCAcacatttttgaattggtCTTCATGTCTTATACGGTTGCTCTTTTCCATTTCGGCTCCGAATTATTGATCTTTAGAACTTGTAAGTTGGGGAAGGGATTCATGGGCCCATTGGTTGTTTCGACCACCTCCTTGGTTTGGATGTATAATCAAAGAGAATACTACACTGGTGTTGCATGGTAA
- the MEI4 gene encoding Mei4p (similar to Saccharomyces cerevisiae MEI4 (YER044C-A); ancestral locus Anc_7.210): MECTEQTEISEVDWIICFALIKFRNPTLWKKALSRKGDRIDFENARQHEKNVKINPRENSKHIYKWVAPFEKGFLNNRSLFAQLEPIYNFICENKHQSFDNAVVLKELQSFSQDISIADLNNWFLPRYKILLKVLSLKSKGTDLKGISQVFQAFQVLLVSHYLGRLDSDSSFKKTLIDVHVYNFIAKFLFNKILLKKNQSDPKWIQKFYNQENKNLSSDKVDCKLLCSLHFTTIYSIINIQLVRIKINQTLEPQISKYLSVLKVIEHIISVTESLIHVLVRLVSQRKQIYVNRKKAYCRIYLERELCLKKTYLGSFYSIISAIPKEEHQGLLKIVKTVILSLLEALECIEWKSLTAFLEKFPKYEISLHRKKAYTQAALLVTAERSLIARFRLSSWFKKTAGN, translated from the exons ATGGAATGCACAGAGCAAACGGAAATCTCAGAAGTGGACTGGATAATC TGTTTTGCTTTGATTAAATTTAGGAATCCTACGTTGTGGAAAAAAGCCCTTTCAAGAAAGGGAGACAGGATTGACTTTGAAAATGCCCGTCAGCATGAGAAGAACGTGAAGATAAATCCAAGGGAAAACTCaaaacatatatacaaatgGGTTGCACCCTTTGAAAAGGGCTTTTTGAACAATAGATCTTTGTTTGCTCAATTGGAACCCATATATAATTTCATTTGTGAAAATAAACATCAGTCATTTGACAACGCTGTTGTTTTAAAGGAGTTGCAATCATTCAGCCAAGATATATCAATTGCAGATTTGAACAACTGGTTTTTACCGAGatacaaaattttattgaaggTTCTAAGCCTAAAGTCGAAGGGAACCGATCTTAAGGGAATTTCACAGGTATTCCAAGCGTTCCAAGTTCTGCTAGTTTCCCATTATTTGGGACGTTTGGATTCTGACTCCTCTTTCAAGAAGACATTGATTGATGTTCATGTTTATAACTTCATCGCCaagtttttattcaataagATTCTATTAAAGAAGAACCAGAGCGATCCCAAATGGATTCAAAAGTTTTACAACCAGGAGAATAAAAACCTTTCTAGTGATAAAGTCGACTGCAAGCTGTTGTGTTCATTGCATTTTACGACAATTTACTCTATTATCAATATTCAATTGGTTAGAATTAAAATAAATCAAACACTTGAACcacaaatttcaaaataccTTTCAGTTCTGAAAGTAATTGAGCACATAATTTCCGTCACTGAAAGCCTAATACATGTGCTCGTCAGATTAGTATCCCAGCGTAAACAAATATATGTCAACCGGAAGAAGGCATATTGCCGGATATATCTTGAGAGAGAGTTGTGCTTGAAGAAGACCTATTTAGGGAGCTTTTACAGCATAATAAGTGCTattccaaaagaagagcACCAAGGCCTATTAAAAATTGTCAAGACAGTTATTTTGTCCCTACTTGAAGCATTAGAGTGCATTGAGTGGAAAAGTTTAACGGCCTTTCTAGAAAAGTTTCCCAAGTATGAAATTTCACTacacagaaaaaaagcGTATACGCAGGCTGCACTTTTAGTTACGGCTGAAAGAAGTTTGATCGCTCGGTTTCGTTTGTCAAGCTGGTTCAAGAAAACAGCAGGTAATTGA
- the ACA1 gene encoding Aca1p (similar to Saccharomyces cerevisiae ACA1 (YER045C) and CST6 (YIL036W); ancestral locus Anc_7.211), with protein sequence MDYKHSFVKSPDPLLHGRKNSPPLYTDLLSSNKELIGKHQQPMGSADAGINNYHQNTLRDRSVQENLGPMFQPFGVDITHMPITNPPIFQSSLPAFDQPVHKRRISISNGQISQLGVDLETVENLYDCQYPFLPSKAQQASNPQQVVSLNANAYPSFDSNELQNLPQHTTIIPERAPQRSSQNLYPPPSPFDSNIKLNPSTVDVATASSHVPINQAYANMQLRLQAQMQHQAWKSAQFIVNPSTPASKSPISSSSSSCQNIHDHSNENRIIYSSTSHNANSSTANITSQGAGMKNATGLPYSLNHPDISLKNVFLESQHNETAPVLSENINNDVVVHNQSVSSPAVAPVCAAAIPQTKEMPSPQKSGVNVGEKENSAKAWKRARLLERNRIAASKCRQRKKISQLQLQREFDQISMENKVMKVKIQHYEKLIQKMKKISNLHLQQHTVHSRGSTYPKLESKDHATNVFLRMVEEMISNSSLDDE encoded by the coding sequence ATGGACTACAAACATAGTTTTGTTAAAAGCCCTGATCCTCTTCTACACGGCAGGAAAAACTCACCCCCCTTATATACAGATTTACTATCTTCAAACAAGGAGCTTATAGGCAAACATCAGCAACCAATGGGTTCTGCGGACGCTGGTATTAATAATTACCACCAGAATACTCTGCGTGATCGTTCCGTGCAAGAAAATCTGGGTCCAATGTTCCAACCCTTTGGCGTTGATATCACTCACATGCCCATCACCAACCCTCccattttccaaagctCTCTGCCCGCGTTTGACCAGCCTGTGCATAAAAGACGTATATCGATATCCAATGGTCAAATCAGCCAATTAGGGGTAGACTTGGAAACCGTCGAGAACCTTTACGACTGTCAATATCCTTTTCTACCATCCAAGGCACAGCAGGCTTCCAATCCTCAGCAGGTGGTAAGTTTAAACGCAAATGCGTATCCAAGCTTCGACTCTAATGAACTGCAAAATCTCCCACAGCATACTACCATTATACCCGAGCGTGCTCCTCAGAGAAGTAGTCAGAACTTATACCCTCCACCCTCACCGTTTGATAGTAACATCAAACTCAATCCGTCCACAGTAGATGTTGCCACCGCCTCCTCTCATGTCCCGATTAATCAAGCGTATGCTAACATGCAACTTCGATTACAAGCGCAAATGCAGCATCAGGCATGGAAAAGTGCTCAATTCATTGTGAATCCCTCTACCCCCGCTTCCAAATCTCctatttcttcctcctcttcctcttgcCAGAATATTCATGATCATAGTAACGAAAATCGAATTATCTATTCCTCAACTTCTCATAACGCTAATAGTAGTACCGCTAATATTACAAGTCAGGGCGCCGGTATGAAAAATGCAACAGGTCTCCCATACAGCCTGAATCATCCTGATATCAGCttaaaaaatgttttccTGGAATCGCAACATAATGAAACAGCCCCTGTGCTCAgtgaaaacatcaataaCGACGTCGTCGTACACAACCAATCCGTCTCATCTCCAGCCGTAGCGCCCGTATGTGCAGCAGCCATCCCTCAAACTAAGGAGATGCCTTCACCCCAAAAAAGTGGCGTCAATGTTGGCGAGAAGGAAAACAGTGCAAAGGCTTGGAAACGCGCAAGACTATtagaaagaaatagaaTTGCTGCTTCCAAATGtcgacaaagaaaaaaaatatcgcAGTTACAACTACAGAGAGAATTTGACCAGATAAGCATGGAGAACAAAGTAATGAAGGTAAAAATACAACACTACGAGAAattgattcaaaaaatgaaaaaaatttctaaCTTGCATCTACAACAGCACACTGTTCACAGTAGGGGTAGCACTTATCCAAAACTTGAAAGCAAAGATCATGCTACCAATGTATTTTTGAGAAtggttgaagaaatgattAGTAACTCCAGTTTGGATGACGAATAA
- the SPO73 gene encoding Spo73p (similar to Saccharomyces cerevisiae SPO73 (YER046W); ancestral locus Anc_7.212): MARNHFLKDLSVLPEDVLIENERGITLLGYPLFSPKILLPPFDPPQFQRLNTENGSLIPLSKNTISNFIELYPIDLTTERIAGNGNSQMTKWFVLMDYKEKYDIDDQGWCYSWNFNNPRWKSKNGLVRRRVWVRLPIASHALD; the protein is encoded by the coding sequence ATGGCCAGaaaccattttttgaaggatttaTCCGTCTTACCTGAGGACGTACTCATAGAAAACGAAAGAGGGATAACCTTACTTGGCTACCCACTATTTTCTCCCAAGATTTTGCTGCCGCCGTTTGACCCGCCACAATTTCAAAGGCTGAACACTGAAAATGGTTCGCTGATTCCGCTGTCGAAAAACACCATATCCAACTTTATAGAACTCTATCCTATTGATCTAACCACCGAGCGCATTGCGGGCAACGGCAATTCACAAATGACAAAATGGTTCGTTTTGATGGattacaaagaaaaatacgatATTGATGACCAAGGATGGTGTTACAGTTGGAATTTTAACAATCCCAGGTGGAAGTCAAAAAACGGGCTGGTAAGAAGAAGAGTCTGGGTGAGACTGCCTATTGCTAGCCATGCATTAGATTAA